Proteins encoded within one genomic window of Aurantiacibacter spongiae:
- a CDS encoding (d)CMP kinase has translation MIVAVDGPTASGKGTIAKALAAHFALPHLDTGLLYRAVGRQVALAGGDPDCEADALAACAFPDALLRDPELRSEASGGLASRVSVHPTVRAALFERQRAFATQPGGAVLDGRDIGTVIAPEAEVKLFVTASTRARAERRFAEMRAAARDVTLEDILAQLEARDARDRDRSAAPLEVADDANVLDTTALGREEAIAAAIAVAEEVRARLADG, from the coding sequence ATGATCGTCGCCGTCGACGGACCCACGGCCTCGGGAAAAGGCACGATCGCCAAGGCCCTTGCCGCGCATTTCGCGTTGCCGCATCTCGACACGGGCCTGCTCTACCGGGCGGTCGGGCGGCAGGTGGCGCTGGCCGGGGGCGACCCCGATTGCGAGGCTGACGCGCTTGCCGCCTGCGCCTTTCCCGACGCCCTGCTGCGCGACCCCGAACTTCGTTCCGAGGCGAGCGGCGGACTGGCCAGCCGAGTTTCCGTCCACCCGACGGTGCGCGCCGCGCTGTTCGAACGCCAGCGCGCCTTCGCGACGCAGCCGGGCGGCGCGGTGCTGGACGGACGCGACATCGGCACGGTCATCGCGCCGGAGGCCGAGGTCAAGCTGTTCGTCACCGCCAGCACGCGCGCGCGCGCCGAGCGCCGCTTCGCCGAAATGCGGGCCGCCGCCCGCGACGTGACGCTGGAGGACATCCTCGCCCAGCTGGAAGCGCGCGACGCGCGCGACCGCGATCGCTCCGCCGCACCGCTCGAAGTCGCTGACGACGCCAACGTCCTCGATACGACCGCGCTCGGCAGGGAGGAGGCCATCGCCGCCGCGATCGCGGTGGCCGAGGAGGTTCGCGCGCGGCTGGCGGACGGATGA
- the aroA gene encoding 3-phosphoshikimate 1-carboxyvinyltransferase, with product MSHSNPPSPRRFAATGPLSGRIAVPGDKSISHRAIMLGALAVGETRVTGLLEGEDVLATAAAMRAMGASVERGADGTWSIHGVGVGSLLQPGAALDMGNSGTSTRLLMGLIASHPIRAVFTGDASLSRRPMGRVMAPLSRMGAAFEASPGDTLPLMLRGISPAVPISYRLPVASAQVKSAVLLAGLNTAGLTRVIEPVPTRDHSERMLRGFGAAIAVGEEDGARVIELTGEADLTPQTIAVPGDPSSAAFFAVAALLVPGSDLTIENVGLNPTRAALYDVLREMGARIEEHDPREVGGEPVADLRVRHSQLTGVAVDPALAPAMIDEFPVLFVAAALAAGTTTTTGLEELRVKESDRLAAMAAALTLAGARVEERADGLVIEGSGGDPLRGTPAGGQVATHLDHRIAMAMAVAGLASRDGIEIDDTAPVATSFPAFETLLGEAQA from the coding sequence GTGAGCCATTCCAACCCGCCCTCCCCCCGGCGCTTCGCCGCCACCGGTCCGCTGAGCGGACGCATCGCGGTGCCGGGCGACAAGTCGATCAGCCACCGCGCGATCATGCTCGGCGCCCTCGCCGTGGGGGAAACGCGCGTGACCGGCTTGCTGGAAGGGGAGGACGTGCTCGCCACCGCCGCCGCCATGCGCGCGATGGGCGCGAGCGTGGAGCGCGGGGCCGACGGCACCTGGAGCATTCACGGTGTGGGCGTCGGCTCGCTGCTCCAGCCCGGGGCCGCGCTCGACATGGGCAATTCGGGCACCAGCACGCGGCTGCTGATGGGTCTGATCGCCAGCCATCCCATCCGCGCCGTGTTCACCGGCGATGCCAGCCTTTCGCGGCGTCCGATGGGCCGGGTGATGGCCCCCCTGTCGCGGATGGGCGCGGCGTTCGAGGCCAGCCCCGGCGACACCCTGCCGCTGATGCTGCGCGGGATCAGCCCCGCGGTGCCGATTTCCTATCGCCTGCCCGTCGCCTCCGCCCAGGTGAAGAGCGCGGTGCTGCTGGCCGGTCTCAACACCGCCGGTCTCACCCGGGTGATCGAACCGGTCCCCACGCGCGACCATTCCGAGCGTATGCTGCGCGGCTTCGGCGCGGCCATCGCCGTGGGCGAGGAAGACGGCGCGCGGGTGATCGAGCTGACCGGGGAAGCGGACCTGACGCCGCAGACCATCGCAGTACCCGGCGATCCGTCCAGCGCCGCCTTTTTCGCCGTGGCCGCCCTGCTCGTGCCGGGCAGCGACCTGACGATCGAGAATGTCGGTCTCAACCCGACGCGCGCCGCGCTGTACGACGTGCTGCGAGAGATGGGCGCACGGATCGAGGAACACGACCCGCGCGAGGTCGGCGGGGAGCCGGTCGCGGATCTGCGCGTACGGCACTCGCAGCTGACCGGCGTGGCGGTCGACCCGGCCCTCGCCCCCGCCATGATCGATGAGTTTCCGGTCCTGTTCGTTGCCGCCGCGCTGGCCGCGGGAACGACCACCACCACCGGTCTGGAGGAACTGCGGGTGAAGGAAAGCGACCGGCTCGCCGCGATGGCCGCCGCGCTGACGCTGGCGGGTGCGCGGGTCGAGGAGCGGGCGGATGGCCTGGTGATCGAGGGCAGCGGCGGCGATCCGCTGCGCGGCACGCCCGCGGGCGGGCAGGTCGCCACCCATCTCGACCACCGCATCGCGATGGCGATGGCGGTTGCCGGTCTCGCCAGCCGCGACGGGATCGAGATCGACGACACCGCCCCTGTCGCCACCAGCTTCCCGGCGTTCGAGACCTTGCTGGGGGAGGCGCAGGCATGA
- a CDS encoding FYDLN acid domain-containing protein, with amino-acid sequence MVKPEWGTKRTCPKCGERFYDLGEDDPVTCIECGNEWTPEPVLKSKQPIPFDDDKKKKDDKSSDDDLDDDDLEDIDEDDDSPDNDVDLGGDDDLGVANTSDDDEEES; translated from the coding sequence ATGGTAAAGCCAGAATGGGGCACCAAGCGCACCTGCCCCAAATGCGGTGAACGCTTCTACGACCTGGGCGAGGACGATCCGGTCACCTGCATCGAATGCGGCAACGAATGGACCCCCGAACCGGTGCTGAAGTCCAAACAGCCGATCCCCTTCGACGACGACAAGAAGAAGAAGGACGACAAATCCTCGGACGACGATCTGGACGATGACGATCTGGAAGACATCGACGAGGACGATGATTCGCCCGACAACGACGTCGATCTCGGCGGGGACGACGATCTGGGCGTCGCCAACACCAGCGACGACGACGAAGAGGAAAGCTAG
- a CDS encoding Mpo1 family 2-hydroxy fatty acid dioxygenase: MSTIATTLAKYRAYHLDRRNVATHALGVPMIVLAVEILLSRPQMAFAGATISPAMVFSALSAVYYLRLDLRFGLVLTAILAAFAAIGLWIGAQSTRVWLTAGIGLFVIGWAFQVVGHKYEGRKPAFIDDLESLMVGPLFMLAELAFALGLRRDLHDEVVRAA, translated from the coding sequence ATGAGCACCATCGCGACCACGCTGGCGAAATACCGTGCCTACCACCTCGATCGCCGCAACGTGGCGACCCATGCGCTCGGCGTGCCGATGATCGTTCTGGCGGTGGAGATCCTGCTGTCCCGCCCGCAGATGGCCTTCGCAGGCGCGACGATCAGCCCGGCGATGGTGTTCAGCGCCTTGTCGGCCGTGTATTACCTGCGGCTCGACCTGCGCTTCGGCCTGGTTCTGACCGCGATCCTCGCGGCGTTCGCGGCCATCGGCCTGTGGATCGGCGCGCAGTCGACCCGCGTATGGCTCACCGCCGGTATCGGCCTGTTCGTGATCGGCTGGGCGTTTCAGGTGGTCGGCCACAAATACGAGGGCCGCAAGCCCGCCTTCATCGACGATCTGGAAAGCCTGATGGTCGGCCCGCTGTTCATGCTGGCGGAACTGGCCTTCGCGCTGGGGCTGCGACGCGACCTGCACGACGAGGTCGTGCGCGCCGCCTAG
- a CDS encoding DUF2238 domain-containing protein, with translation MTAARRNRLIALSVVWMLALIGSGWQPYDRATWWMEVAPVLIALPVLWLTAVRFPLTALSLALIGLHGLVLILGGAYTYARVPAGFAVQDWLDLARNPYDRFGHFVQGFTPAIVLRELLVRLSALKPGALLAVLVLACCLAVSAAYELIEFGAAMALGQGADEFLGTQGDVWDTQWDMLMCLVGAGAALLLLSRRHDRQIAMLDRT, from the coding sequence ATGACGGCCGCCCGGCGCAACCGGCTGATCGCGCTGAGCGTCGTCTGGATGCTCGCGCTGATCGGGTCGGGCTGGCAGCCTTACGACCGCGCGACCTGGTGGATGGAGGTCGCGCCGGTTCTGATCGCGCTGCCGGTGCTGTGGCTGACCGCCGTTCGCTTTCCTCTCACCGCGCTGTCGCTGGCGCTGATCGGTCTGCACGGCCTCGTCCTGATCCTCGGCGGCGCCTATACCTACGCCCGCGTTCCCGCAGGTTTCGCGGTGCAGGACTGGCTGGACCTGGCGCGCAATCCCTACGACCGGTTCGGCCATTTCGTGCAAGGGTTCACCCCCGCCATCGTGCTGCGCGAATTGCTGGTGCGACTGTCTGCGCTGAAACCCGGCGCGTTGCTGGCGGTGCTGGTGCTGGCCTGCTGCCTCGCGGTCAGCGCGGCTTACGAACTGATCGAGTTCGGGGCGGCCATGGCACTCGGTCAGGGGGCCGACGAATTCCTCGGCACGCAGGGCGACGTATGGGATACGCAGTGGGACATGCTGATGTGTCTGGTCGGCGCGGGCGCGGCCCTGCTGCTGCTGTCACGCCGGCACGACCGGCAGATCGCCATGCTCGACCGGACCTAG
- the ffh gene encoding signal recognition particle protein, translating to MFDTLSDRLNTVFDRLRGRGALGEQDVRDAMREVRVALLEADVALPVARQFIDRVTEQAVGQQVLRSVTPGQQVVKIVNDELVAMLGGEDNDGEAAPLRLDVRPPAVVMMVGLQGSGKTTSTAKIAKLLKDKQGKKPMMASLDVNRPAAQEQLAVLGEQAGVATLPIVPGQQPVEIARRALSSARLQNVDVLLLDTAGRLHVDEALMAEMKAVAGASDPAEVLLVVDSLTGQDAVNVARSFTDEVPLTGVVLTRMDGDARGGAALSMRAVTGKPIKFAGTGEKLDAIERFHPARVADRILGMGDVVSLVEKAAETIDREESEKLAERMMKGKFDLNDLRTQLSQMQKMGGLGMLAGMMPGMKKAKAAMQQSGMDDKVLVHMDAIIGSMTAKERANPALLNARRKKRVAAGSGTSVQEVNKILKMHQEMGRAMKQIRKMGGLKGLAAMFGGGGGIPGMGGGGGGPGGAPAMPGLPKGQLPPDMQDFLKKK from the coding sequence ATGTTCGATACGCTGTCCGATCGCCTGAATACCGTGTTCGACCGGCTGCGCGGGCGCGGGGCGCTGGGCGAGCAGGACGTGCGCGACGCCATGCGCGAGGTGCGCGTGGCGCTGCTGGAGGCGGACGTGGCGCTGCCCGTCGCGCGCCAGTTTATCGACCGCGTGACCGAGCAGGCCGTGGGTCAGCAGGTGCTCAGGTCGGTGACGCCGGGGCAGCAGGTCGTCAAGATCGTCAATGACGAGCTGGTCGCGATGCTGGGCGGCGAGGACAACGACGGCGAAGCCGCGCCGCTGCGGCTCGACGTGCGGCCACCGGCGGTGGTGATGATGGTCGGCCTGCAGGGATCGGGCAAGACCACCAGCACGGCCAAGATCGCCAAGCTGCTGAAGGACAAGCAGGGCAAGAAGCCGATGATGGCCTCGCTCGACGTCAACCGTCCGGCGGCGCAGGAGCAGCTGGCGGTGCTGGGCGAACAGGCGGGCGTCGCCACGCTGCCCATCGTGCCGGGTCAGCAGCCGGTGGAGATCGCCAGGCGCGCGCTGTCCTCGGCAAGGTTGCAGAATGTCGACGTGCTGCTGCTCGACACCGCCGGCCGCCTGCATGTGGACGAGGCGCTGATGGCGGAGATGAAGGCTGTCGCCGGCGCGTCCGACCCTGCCGAAGTGTTGCTGGTGGTCGATTCGCTGACCGGTCAGGACGCGGTGAACGTCGCCCGGTCCTTTACCGACGAGGTGCCGCTGACGGGCGTGGTCCTCACCCGCATGGACGGCGATGCGCGCGGCGGCGCGGCGCTCTCCATGCGCGCGGTGACGGGCAAGCCGATCAAGTTCGCGGGCACGGGCGAGAAGCTCGACGCGATCGAGCGGTTCCACCCTGCGCGCGTGGCCGACCGGATCCTGGGCATGGGCGATGTCGTGTCGCTGGTCGAGAAGGCCGCCGAGACGATCGACCGGGAGGAATCGGAAAAGCTCGCCGAGCGGATGATGAAGGGCAAGTTCGACCTGAACGACCTTCGCACGCAGCTTTCGCAGATGCAGAAGATGGGCGGCCTCGGAATGCTCGCCGGGATGATGCCCGGCATGAAGAAGGCCAAGGCGGCGATGCAGCAGTCGGGCATGGACGACAAGGTGCTGGTCCACATGGACGCCATCATCGGTTCGATGACGGCGAAGGAACGCGCCAATCCCGCGCTGCTCAACGCCAGGCGCAAGAAGCGCGTCGCGGCGGGCAGCGGTACCTCGGTGCAGGAGGTCAACAAGATCCTCAAGATGCATCAGGAAATGGGCCGCGCGATGAAGCAGATCCGCAAGATGGGCGGGTTGAAGGGTCTCGCCGCGATGTTCGGTGGGGGCGGCGGGATACCCGGCATGGGTGGCGGCGGGGGCGGCCCCGGCGGCGCGCCCGCCATGCCCGGACTGCCCAAGGGCCAGCTTCCCCCCGACATGCAGGATTTTCTCAAGAAGAAATGA
- a CDS encoding CBU_0592 family membrane protein, producing the protein MSETLDIYSLVGFLGTACIIGAYFYLTAVERPNPWVLHGTNLLGAAFLTISLLVHTNWPSLILEGFWAAIALWGLAKAWRGKRRTHDEAREA; encoded by the coding sequence ATGAGCGAGACACTCGATATCTACAGCCTCGTCGGCTTCCTCGGCACGGCCTGCATCATCGGCGCGTATTTCTACCTTACCGCGGTGGAAAGGCCCAATCCCTGGGTGCTGCACGGCACGAACCTGTTGGGAGCGGCCTTCCTCACCATATCGCTGCTGGTCCACACCAACTGGCCGAGCCTCATCCTCGAAGGGTTCTGGGCGGCTATCGCGCTGTGGGGTCTGGCCAAGGCGTGGCGGGGGAAACGGCGCACGCATGACGAGGCGCGCGAGGCATGA